In the Colletotrichum lupini chromosome 1, complete sequence genome, one interval contains:
- a CDS encoding tannase and feruloyl esterase, producing the protein MVVNDTDWDWRSFDFNTVKLIDTIDPGNSTADKYNLSAFKNRGGKLIHLHGLADDTISSGASIYFYEEVYKAMQISLDDFYRMFLVPGLFHCTGSTAAPWYTGISTIGGATHGVPGSDDADHNGIYAIMRWVEEGIAPQKLVATKYHEDNVLRGIARQRPIVLTL; encoded by the coding sequence ATGGTGGTGAACGACACAGACTGGGACTGGCGAAGTTTCGACTTCAACACCGTGAAGCTGATTGATACCATTGACCCCGGCAACTCGACTGCCGATAAATACAATCTATCTGCTTTCAAGAACCGCGGTGGCAAGCTGATCCATCTTCATGGCCTTGCAGATGACACAATCAGCAGCGGGGCAAGCATATACTTTTACGAGGAAGTTTACAAAGCTATGCAGATCAGTCTTGACGATTTTTACCGTATGTTTCTGGTTCCGGGTCTTTTTCATTGTACTGGTAGCACCGCCGCGCCCTGGTACACCGGTATTTCGACGATTGGCGGAGCTACCCATGGCGTGCCGGGCAGCGACGATGCCGACCATAACGGAATTTATGCCATCATGCGATGGGTTGAAGAGGGTATTGCACCTCAGAAGTTGGTGGCTACAAAATACCATGAAGACAATGTCCTTCGAGGAATAGCCAGACAGAGACCTATTGTCCTTACCCTCTGA